A genome region from Pseudomonas anguilliseptica includes the following:
- the moaA gene encoding GTP 3',8-cyclase MoaA produces MNNQLVDPFGRRITYLRLSVTDRCDFRCTYCMSEDMVFAPREQILSLEELYAVADAFIGLGVKRIRITGGEPLVRKNLPSLLNRLGQRPELDDLAITTNGSQLAELAPQLRAVGVKRLNVSLDSLQRERFAAFTRRDKLDQVLEDIEVARAAGFRKIKLNAVVQKNRNDDEVLDLVEFAMARGLDISFIEEMPLGSISSHQRKQTFCSSDEVRERIEQRYALVRSSKLTGGPSRYWQVVGSDTQVGFISPHSHNFCGDCNRVRVTAEGKLVLCLGHENALDLKSLMRAHPGDSQRLREALMQALQLKPERHHFESDAQVQVIRFMSMTGG; encoded by the coding sequence GTGAACAATCAGCTGGTTGACCCCTTCGGTCGGCGCATCACCTATCTACGGTTATCGGTTACCGATCGCTGTGATTTCCGCTGCACCTACTGCATGAGTGAGGACATGGTGTTCGCCCCGCGCGAGCAGATCCTCAGCCTTGAAGAGCTCTATGCAGTGGCCGACGCCTTTATCGGCTTAGGGGTCAAGCGCATCCGCATCACCGGTGGCGAGCCGCTGGTGCGCAAGAACCTGCCCAGCTTGCTGAATCGCCTGGGCCAGCGTCCCGAGTTGGACGACCTGGCCATCACCACCAATGGCTCGCAACTGGCCGAGCTGGCGCCGCAACTGCGCGCGGTCGGGGTCAAGCGCCTGAATGTCAGCCTGGATTCGCTGCAGCGAGAGCGCTTTGCCGCCTTTACCCGTCGGGACAAACTCGATCAAGTGCTGGAAGACATCGAGGTGGCGCGCGCGGCGGGTTTTCGCAAGATAAAACTCAACGCCGTGGTGCAGAAAAACCGTAACGATGACGAAGTGCTCGACTTGGTCGAGTTCGCCATGGCGCGCGGCCTGGACATCAGTTTTATCGAAGAAATGCCGCTGGGCAGTATTTCCAGCCATCAGCGCAAGCAGACCTTCTGCTCCAGCGATGAGGTGCGTGAACGCATCGAACAGCGTTATGCCCTAGTGCGTAGCAGCAAGCTGACCGGTGGGCCGTCGCGCTACTGGCAGGTGGTTGGCAGCGACACCCAGGTCGGTTTTATCTCGCCCCATAGCCATAACTTCTGCGGCGACTGCAACCGCGTGCGGGTGACCGCTGAAGGCAAGCTGGTGCTCTGCCTGGGTCATGAGAATGCCCTGGACCTGAAAAGTCTGATGCGTGCCCACCCAGGTGATAGTCAGCGTCTGCGTGAGGCCCTGATGCAGGCTTTACAGTTGAAGCCTGAGCGTCATCACTTCGAGAGCGATGCCCAGGTGCAGGTGATTCGCTTTATGAGCATGACCGGTGGCTAG
- a CDS encoding TetR/AcrR family transcriptional regulator, which yields MTSIRERNRELILRAASEEFADKGFAASKTSDIAAKAGVPKPNVYYYFKSKENLYREVLESIIEPLLEASAPFNQPGKPADVLRAYIRSKIRISRELPFASKVFASEIMHGAPHLSADQTEQLNAQAKHNISCIQGWIDQGLMAKVDPHHLLFSIWAATQTYADFDWQISTVTGKASLDEADYEAAAQTIIRLVIKGCEIDEIQPSPSEQVTSA from the coding sequence ATGACCAGTATTCGCGAGCGTAACAGAGAGCTGATTTTACGCGCAGCCAGTGAGGAGTTCGCCGACAAAGGCTTTGCTGCCAGCAAAACCAGCGATATCGCCGCCAAGGCCGGTGTGCCCAAGCCCAACGTCTACTACTACTTCAAGTCGAAAGAAAACCTCTACCGCGAAGTGCTGGAAAGCATTATTGAACCGTTGCTGGAAGCCTCCGCACCGTTCAACCAGCCCGGCAAGCCTGCCGACGTGCTGCGCGCCTATATCCGCTCGAAGATCCGCATCTCCCGCGAACTGCCTTTCGCTTCCAAGGTGTTCGCCAGCGAAATCATGCACGGTGCGCCGCACCTCTCTGCCGACCAGACCGAACAGCTCAACGCCCAGGCCAAACACAATATTTCCTGCATTCAGGGCTGGATCGACCAGGGTCTGATGGCCAAGGTTGACCCGCACCACCTGCTGTTTAGCATCTGGGCCGCAACCCAGACCTACGCCGACTTCGACTGGCAGATTTCCACCGTCACCGGCAAAGCCAGCCTGGATGAAGCCGACTACGAAGCCGCCGCGCAGACCATCATCCGCCTGGTGATCAAGGGCTGCGAGATCGACGAAATCCAGCCCAGCCCTTCCGAGCAGGTCACCAGCGCATAA
- a CDS encoding outer membrane protein OmpK, which produces MKLKHLPYSIALAVGLFSGQQALASDAFLWQDTSLSYLYGSNFQRLNNNAEEQRSQSTFTLENASGWTWGDTFFFLDYIDADNSQARGSNFGNLKVKEKSSFYYMEFSPRVSLSWLTGQDLSVGPLKDVYAAFTYEKGNGGPGTENYLYGIGTAWNAPGFAYLNANLYAVKVNNHIFFDHDFKASDKGNGHTYQLTVSGAYPFAIGEQDFVVDGYIDWRAPSSDADTQTSVGSSIQIKWDAGKALFGEGRKLYVGTELNMWHNKYGIKPIDGSTNGFDQTAVQALVKYHF; this is translated from the coding sequence ATGAAACTGAAGCACCTGCCCTATAGCATCGCCCTCGCGGTCGGACTGTTTTCCGGTCAACAAGCCTTGGCCAGCGATGCCTTCCTCTGGCAAGACACCAGCCTCTCCTACCTCTACGGCAGCAACTTCCAGCGCCTGAACAATAACGCCGAAGAGCAGCGTTCGCAGAGTACCTTCACCTTGGAAAACGCCAGCGGATGGACCTGGGGCGACACCTTTTTCTTCCTCGACTACATCGATGCCGACAACAGCCAGGCGCGTGGCAGCAACTTTGGCAACCTCAAGGTCAAAGAGAAAAGCAGCTTCTACTACATGGAGTTTTCGCCACGCGTCAGCCTCAGCTGGCTGACCGGCCAGGATCTGTCCGTAGGTCCACTGAAGGATGTCTACGCCGCCTTTACCTATGAAAAAGGCAACGGCGGCCCAGGCACCGAAAACTACCTGTATGGCATCGGCACTGCCTGGAACGCTCCAGGCTTCGCCTACCTGAATGCCAATCTGTATGCGGTGAAGGTCAACAACCACATCTTCTTCGATCATGACTTCAAGGCATCGGACAAGGGCAACGGCCACACCTATCAGCTGACCGTAAGCGGCGCCTATCCGTTCGCCATTGGCGAACAGGACTTTGTGGTCGACGGCTATATCGACTGGCGCGCCCCGTCCAGCGATGCCGACACCCAGACGTCGGTCGGCTCCTCGATCCAGATCAAATGGGATGCGGGCAAGGCGCTGTTCGGTGAAGGTCGTAAGTTGTATGTCGGTACCGAGCTGAACATGTGGCACAACAAGTACGGCATCAAGCCAATTGACGGCTCCACCAATGGCTTCGATCAGACCGCCGTGCAAGCGCTGGTCAAGTATCACTTCTAA
- a CDS encoding transporter substrate-binding domain-containing protein, with protein MKPLHVCSLFAVVCSSAVSAESYVIGVEKLAFAPHYSIDAQGQYQGFARELFDLFAQTSGVELSYKVLPVEQLLPALLSGQVDFKYPDSETWAQEQKAGKTLSYSQGVVEYVDGVLVAPQCHGQPIEQIKRLAMVNGWTPWGYQERIDAGQIELTYSDDLRQMIRQALKKDTDGAYFNVVVATHYLDNIRARPGALVFDPTLPHNRGSFKLSTLEHTALMQRFDRFLVEQKSEIAALKNQYKVEANLDPERIGLEQWKLDFLERKKLKEAQSQ; from the coding sequence GTGAAGCCCTTGCACGTCTGCAGTTTGTTCGCCGTTGTCTGTTCCAGCGCGGTCAGCGCTGAAAGTTATGTGATCGGTGTAGAGAAGCTGGCCTTTGCGCCGCACTACAGCATCGATGCGCAAGGCCAGTACCAGGGTTTTGCCCGTGAGCTGTTCGACCTGTTCGCGCAGACCAGTGGGGTGGAGTTGAGCTACAAGGTGCTGCCTGTTGAGCAGCTGTTGCCCGCGCTGCTCAGCGGCCAGGTGGATTTCAAATACCCCGACAGTGAAACCTGGGCCCAGGAGCAGAAGGCCGGCAAGACCCTGAGCTACAGCCAAGGTGTAGTCGAGTATGTCGATGGTGTACTGGTTGCGCCGCAGTGCCACGGTCAGCCCATTGAGCAGATCAAGCGCCTGGCTATGGTCAACGGCTGGACGCCTTGGGGCTATCAGGAGCGGATCGATGCCGGCCAGATCGAGCTGACCTACAGCGATGATCTGCGCCAGATGATTCGCCAGGCGTTGAAGAAGGACACTGACGGTGCCTATTTCAACGTGGTGGTGGCCACTCATTACCTGGACAACATTCGCGCCCGGCCTGGCGCCCTAGTATTTGATCCGACGCTGCCGCACAACCGTGGCAGCTTCAAGCTTTCAACCCTCGAGCACACGGCCTTGATGCAGCGTTTTGACCGTTTTCTGGTCGAGCAGAAAAGTGAGATTGCTGCGCTGAAAAACCAGTACAAGGTCGAAGCTAATCTGGACCCCGAGCGCATCGGTCTGGAGCAATGGAAGCTGGATTTCCTAGAGCGGAAAAAGCTTAAGGAAGCGCAGTCGCAGTGA
- the gcl gene encoding glyoxylate carboligase, which translates to MAKMRAIEAAVLVMRREGVDTAFGIPGAAINPLYAALKKVGGIDHVLARHVEGASHMAEGYTRTNAGNIGVCIGTSGTSGPAGTDMVTGLYSASADSIPILCITGQAPRARMHKEDFQAVDITSIVKPVTKWATTVMEPGQVPRAFQKAFYEMRSGRPGPVLIDLPFDVQMAEIEFDIDAYEPLPLAKPATNRVQAEKAIAMLNDAERPLLVAGGGIFNADAADKLVEFAELTGVPVVPTLMGWGVIPDDHKLMVGMVGLQTSHRYGNATLLASDLVFGIGNRWANRHTGSVDVYTEGRKFIHVDIEPTQIGRVFNPDLGIVSDAGSALDAFLEVAREWKAAGKLKDRSAWLDSCRERKRTLQRKTHFDNVPAKPQRVYEEMNEAFGKDTCYVTTIGLSQIAGAQFLHVYKPRHWINCGQAGPLGWTIPAALGVVKADPSRKVVALSGDYDFQFMIEELAVGAQFNLPYIHVLVNNSYLGLIRQAQRGFEIDYCVQLAFENINAPEINGYGVDHVAVVEGLGCKAIRVFDPNELQNAFAEAKRLMAEHRVPVVVEIILERVTNISMGTEINAVNEFEELAERGVDAPTAISLLD; encoded by the coding sequence ATGGCCAAAATGAGAGCAATCGAGGCCGCCGTACTGGTGATGCGCCGCGAAGGCGTTGACACTGCGTTCGGCATTCCCGGCGCCGCCATCAACCCCCTGTACGCTGCACTGAAAAAAGTCGGTGGTATCGACCACGTCCTGGCTCGCCACGTCGAAGGTGCCTCGCACATGGCTGAGGGTTACACCCGCACCAATGCCGGCAACATCGGTGTGTGCATCGGCACTTCCGGCACTTCCGGCCCTGCAGGTACCGACATGGTGACCGGCCTGTACTCGGCATCGGCCGACTCCATTCCAATTCTGTGCATCACCGGTCAAGCACCGCGTGCCCGTATGCACAAAGAAGACTTCCAGGCCGTCGACATCACCAGCATCGTCAAACCGGTGACCAAGTGGGCCACCACCGTGATGGAGCCAGGCCAAGTGCCGCGCGCCTTCCAGAAAGCCTTCTATGAAATGCGCAGCGGTCGTCCTGGCCCGGTGCTGATCGACCTGCCGTTCGACGTGCAGATGGCCGAGATTGAATTCGACATCGACGCCTACGAGCCGCTGCCACTGGCCAAACCGGCCACCAACCGCGTGCAGGCAGAAAAAGCCATCGCCATGCTCAACGACGCCGAGCGCCCATTGCTGGTTGCCGGTGGTGGTATCTTCAATGCCGACGCCGCCGACAAACTAGTGGAATTCGCCGAACTGACCGGCGTGCCGGTTGTACCGACCCTGATGGGCTGGGGCGTGATCCCGGATGACCACAAGCTGATGGTCGGCATGGTCGGCCTGCAGACTTCACACCGTTACGGTAACGCCACCCTGCTGGCTTCCGACCTGGTGTTCGGTATTGGTAACCGCTGGGCCAACCGCCACACCGGTTCGGTTGATGTCTACACCGAAGGCCGCAAGTTCATCCACGTCGACATCGAACCGACGCAGATTGGCCGTGTATTCAACCCGGACCTGGGCATCGTTTCCGATGCGGGTTCGGCGCTGGACGCCTTCCTGGAAGTGGCCCGCGAGTGGAAAGCCGCTGGCAAGCTGAAAGATCGCAGCGCCTGGCTGGACAGCTGCCGCGAGCGTAAGCGCACCCTGCAGCGCAAGACCCACTTCGACAACGTGCCGGCCAAGCCGCAGCGCGTGTACGAAGAGATGAACGAAGCGTTCGGCAAGGACACTTGCTACGTCACCACCATCGGTCTGTCGCAGATCGCCGGCGCGCAGTTCCTGCACGTCTACAAGCCGCGTCACTGGATCAACTGTGGTCAGGCCGGCCCGCTGGGCTGGACCATTCCGGCAGCGCTGGGTGTGGTCAAGGCCGACCCGAGCCGCAAGGTTGTGGCGCTGTCCGGCGACTACGACTTCCAGTTCATGATCGAAGAACTGGCGGTGGGCGCGCAGTTCAACCTGCCGTACATCCACGTGCTGGTGAACAACTCCTACCTGGGTCTGATCCGTCAGGCGCAGCGCGGCTTCGAGATCGACTACTGCGTGCAACTGGCGTTCGAGAACATCAACGCGCCGGAAATCAACGGCTACGGTGTTGACCACGTTGCTGTGGTGGAAGGCCTGGGCTGTAAGGCAATCCGCGTGTTCGACCCGAACGAACTGCAGAACGCCTTTGCCGAAGCCAAGCGCCTGATGGCCGAGCACCGCGTACCGGTGGTGGTGGAAATTATCCTGGAGCGTGTCACCAACATCTCCATGGGTACCGAAATCAACGCCGTCAACGAGTTCGAAGAACTGGCCGAGCGCGGCGTTGACGCCCCGACTGCCATCTCGCTGCTGGATTGA
- a CDS encoding GlcG/HbpS family heme-binding protein: MSTLNLQIATTISNRALAVGREISAAPLTVAVLDAGGHLISLQREDGASLLRPQIAIGKAWGALALGKGSRLIAADAQQRPAFIGAVNNLADGQLVPAPGGVLIRDERGEVIGAVGITGDTSDIDEQCAVSAVESVGLKPDAGIAA; encoded by the coding sequence ATGAGTACGTTGAATCTGCAAATCGCCACCACCATCAGTAACCGCGCCCTGGCGGTCGGTCGGGAAATCTCTGCAGCGCCGTTGACCGTGGCTGTGCTGGATGCCGGCGGTCACCTGATCAGCCTGCAGCGCGAAGACGGTGCCAGCCTGTTGCGCCCACAAATCGCCATCGGCAAGGCCTGGGGTGCATTGGCGTTGGGCAAGGGCTCGCGCCTGATTGCTGCTGACGCGCAGCAGCGTCCGGCATTTATCGGCGCGGTTAACAATCTGGCAGACGGTCAATTGGTGCCGGCGCCGGGTGGTGTGCTGATTCGTGATGAGCGCGGTGAGGTGATCGGTGCAGTGGGTATCACTGGTGATACCTCGGATATCGATGAGCAGTGCGCGGTGAGTGCTGTGGAGTCGGTGGGCCTGAAGCCGGACGCGGGTATCGCCGCTTGA